Part of the Chanos chanos chromosome 5, fChaCha1.1, whole genome shotgun sequence genome, AATTTATGAATATTTGTAATTCAGTTGTAAGCAATTAAATGGtatgtttacattttatgtCTTTGCAGATATCCTGAGGGACACCATCACACCAtacaatgtaaataaacaattaaaatccaaccttttatgtgtttttcactCACTGAACTTGTGAAGAAGTGTCTAGATATGTGTATATGCAACTATTCTCTGTCCATCCTTGcagtttactctgtgtgtgtgtgtgtttcttttgccGTTGCTAAAGGCAGAGGACAGTGAAAGGTTCAAGACCATGGTGCAGTTTGAGTGTCGAGGACTGGAACCCGTGGACTTTCAGGCACAGGTGAGCACTCTGCAGGAATTTTTGGAGGTTACATTACATACTATTGTCCACCCAACCAaggtcttctccagcacatgtGTAATGAGTACTGTCACCTAGACACCAAGTTGTAAaagttccagaaaaaaaaaagtctaaattgTTAGCCTCAACCCAGCCAAGCAATGTACTATTTAATTGTTTTAGTTTTTCTAGTCAGGACACTAAATCCAATTGTATCTTCTGGAAAAATGAACATTCTTTATTCCTTCTCCAGGCTGGCTTTGCTGCCCAGGGAGCGGAGTCGGGAACACCTTTCAGTGAGATCAATCTACAGGAAAATGTAAACTATTTTTAACGGAACTAATTCAGATTACACTATTTCTCCTCAGTTCAGTTTGCATAATTCTGCATGATAAATCCTCCAACTTCTCCTTTAATGTGTGATTATTCTGATGATTACTATCCTTAACAGTACTGTTTCTATAACGATGTtaaatgttgtttatgttttttaggACTGGACTGACTACGATGAGAAGGTCAGTGAGTCTGTGGGCATCTATGAAGTCACACACCAGTTCATCAAGTGTTGACATCACATTCATCATCTGGATAACAGggcacaaaaacagaacacttaGGATTCACAAAACAACCCTCAAATCAGTACAACTGGCTGTAAAGTGCTGTTTCAATGGTAAACGGGACATTTGTTGATTGGGTTAAGAACTCAATCTTTTGACGGACGGACAGAGTGGATTGATAATTCTGGTTtgcaacagaaataaaatgaagagaaaattgAGCTTGTCTGTTTCATTGTGGAAAAAGAGTTAGTGGATTGGGAGCTAGAACTGTATCTTATTAAAATGACGCCCTGCAAAGTTCTAAGGTATCGGTAATTCTTTAATTATAAATGATTAATAAGTCATTACTGCATTTCTAGA contains:
- the czib gene encoding CXXC motif containing zinc binding protein, with translation MGKFGLQFKATLENVTNVRPEGDDFRWYLKLKCGNCGEVSDKWQYITLLDSAPLKGGRGSASMVQKCKLCSRENSIDILRDTITPYNAEDSERFKTMVQFECRGLEPVDFQAQAGFAAQGAESGTPFSEINLQENDWTDYDEKVSESVGIYEVTHQFIKC